TTGCATGTTCTGTATCGAAATATAGAAACTTGTTCATTTACCTGTCTTTTAAACGTTTAAAAATTTCTATATTTTCGTCTATTCTCTCCTGCAAATCTTTACTTTTTTCACCCAGAAAACGTTGATAATCTGATAGGTCTATACTGCCTACGTAGTTTTTTAAACTGTCATGCAAAACTTGTCTGAAGCCATAATCACGAGTGGCCATTTTTGTCCTAGCATTTTCGATATGAGGTTTATGCAATGGATGTTCCGCAAATATTCTAAGTAATTCATCCATTTCGTTCTTAGAGAGTTTTCTTCCAAGTGAATTGGATTTTAATTCCATTTCGTGAGCGAGTCCAGTTTCAAAAGATGCTATTAAGTTTAAGATTTCGGAATACATCGTATCCCTGAGATTTTCTTCTTCTTCAAGTTTAAGAATTTGTTTGTACTCCTTTGCATTTTCTTTAAATACACAGCGATATATTTCATCAGTATAATAGGCGTATTTATAATTTCCCATATCGAGATATTGATGTAAAGCGTTTGTAAATTCTTTTCTATAATGAGGCTCTTTAAGCATACTATGGAAAAAGTCTTCATCTCTCTGATTAATATATTTTGTTGAACCACCTAGCCTTTGATTTAAAGTATCAATAACTATGTCTAGCATTTTACTGCGAATAGCTTTTGCCATTTCACTTTCTACCAATAGCATTCCTAAATTTAAAAAGGCTCTAAAATTAAAAACCCCTAATTGTGTTGTTTTACTTTGAATATTTATTATTCCACCAAATTTTTCTTTGAATGCTTTTAATGTTGCACCTTTGAATAGCTCATATCCATTATGTTTTAGTTCATTTTCATATTGGGAAAGATAAGAGTCGATTGTGCT
The DNA window shown above is from Bacteroidia bacterium and carries:
- a CDS encoding DNA-binding protein, with product MRDLTISPVDRQNILNNHDAVTNIQEYLGVSGMLFQNEYRFTKDQLAEFYGVDTSTIDSYLSQYENELKHNGYELFKGATLKAFKEKFGGIINIQSKTTQLGVFNFRAFLNLGMLLVESEMAKAIRSKMLDIVIDTLNQRLGGSTKYINQRDEDFFHSMLKEPHYRKEFTNALHQYLDMGNYKYAYYTDEIYRCVFKENAKEYKQILKLEEEENLRDTMYSEILNLIASFETGLAHEMELKSNSLGRKLSKNEMDELLRIFAEHPLHKPHIENARTKMATRDYGFRQVLHDSLKNYVGSIDLSDYQRFLGEKSKDLQERIDENIEIFKRLKDR